One region of Brassica napus cultivar Da-Ae chromosome A10, Da-Ae, whole genome shotgun sequence genomic DNA includes:
- the LOC106423088 gene encoding LOW QUALITY PROTEIN: peroxisome biogenesis protein 6 (The sequence of the model RefSeq protein was modified relative to this genomic sequence to represent the inferred CDS: deleted 2 bases in 1 codon; substituted 2 bases at 2 genomic stop codons), which translates to MQICWRVIFSASPDPLPPRGGENVSDSKFDSFDDSALVGLSTQSLKRLSINAGSLVVINNIDISIQRIAQVVVLDPPPKTTTLDDASLVLDSLHTMLVFPTYDLMMTQQLLSQEVAYLSPMLAFNLGLHVSCLKSLVHRGNEVLEKYFVAKFDEGESAVGGSKIGLELACARRKANFGQSLLNYSSHAQVIAMEPSNERFLRVSHYQTALVLGGTVSSGLPPDLLVSRSKVPMPLQEDAVNVLASVLSPPLCPSALSSKLRVAVLLHGLPGCGKRTVVNYVARRLGLHVVEYSCHSLLSSSERKTSTVLAQTFNMARRYAPTILLLRHFDVFKNLGSQDGSQGDRVGVASEIASVIRELTEPVSNGEYSSMEEESNDNSSEDEVGKFRGHQVLLIASAESTEGLSPTIRRCFSHEIRMGSLNDEQRSEMLSQSLQGVSQLLNTSSDEFVKELVGQTSGFLPRDLRALVADAGANLFISKDSETEKMNSLSGDHVGDDVDQSSQLDKSNETLIPKEDFTKALDRSKKRNESALGAPKVPNVKWDDVGGLEDVKTSILDTVQLPLLHKDLFSSGLRKRSGVLLYGPPGTGKTLLAKAVATECSLNFLSVKGPELINMYIGESEKNVRDIFEKARSARPCVIFFDELDSLAPARGASGDSGGVMDRVVSQMLAEIDGLSDSSQDLFIIGASNRPELIDPALLRPGRFDKLLYVGVNADASYRERVLKALTREFKLSDKDVSLYSVAKKCPSTFTGADMYALCADAWXERXERQVLNSDSEESLPEDDPDSVVVEYVDFIKAMDQLSPSLSISELKKYEALRDQFEGRSS; encoded by the exons ATGCAAATATGTTGGCGCGTCATCTTCTCAGCATCACCTGATCCTCTTCCTCCTCGGGGCGGAGAGAACGTTTCCGATTCAAAGTTTGATTCTTTCGATGACTCCGCATTGGTCGGACTCTCGACTCAATCGCTCAAGAGACTTTCAATCAACGCTGGCTCTTTG GTTGTTATCAACAACATCGACATAAGCATCCAACGCATTGCGCAAGTCGTTGTACTTGATCCTCCTCCCAAGACGACGACGTTGGATGATGCTTCTCTCGTTTTGGACTCTCTTCATACAATGCTTGTCTTTCCTACTTACGATTTGATGATGACTCAGCAGTTACTATCTCAAGAGGTTGCTTACTTGTCTCCGATGTTAGCCTTTAATCTCGGCTTGCACGTGTCTTGCCTGAAGTCCCTCGTCCATCGAGGGAACGAGGTCTTGGAGAAGTATTTTGTTGCTAAATTCGACGAAGGGGAATCTGCGGTGGGTGGCTCTAAGATTGGTTTGGAGTTGG CCTGTGCCAGGAGAAAAGCTAATTTTGGCCAGAGTTTACTGAACTATAGTTCACATGCTCAGGTTATTGCGATGGAACCTTCTAATGAGAGATTTCTTCGAGTCAGTCACTACCAAACCGCTCTTGTACTTGGAGGAACGGTCTCTTCTGGTCTTCCACCGGATTTGCTGGTTTCTAGATCAAAGGTTCCTATGCCTTTGCAGGAGGACGCAGTAAATGTTTTGGCGTCGGTGCTTTCTCCACCTCTCTGCCCATCAGCACTCTCCTCAAAGCTCAGGGTTGCTGTTTTACTACATGGCCTGCCTG GGTGCGGGAAGCGAACTGTTGTTAACTATGTAGCTAGGAGGTTGGGTCTGCATGTAGTTGAATATAGCTGCCACAGTTTATTATCATCATCTGAAAGGAAGACGTCTACTGTTCTGGCACAGACTTTTAATATGGCACGAAG GTATGCACCAACGATACTTCTGCTCCGCCATTTCGATGTTTTCAAAAATCTGGGATCTCAGGATGGCTCACAGGGGGATCGAGTTGGCGTGGCCTCTGAGATTGCATCGGTTATTAGGGAACTCACTGAGCCAGTTTCTAATGGTGAATACAGTTCCATGGAAGAAGAATCGAATGACAATTCC TCTGAAGATGAAGTTGGGAAGTTTAGGGGACACCAGGTGCTCTTAATCGCATCTGCTGAAAGCACTGAAGGTCTCTCTCCGACAATCAGGCGTTGCTTTAGCCATGAGATACGGATGGGTTCTCTAAATGACGAACAGAGATCTGAGATGCTGTCTCAGTCACTCCAAGGTGTTTCTCAGCTCCTTAAT accaGCTCAGATGAATTTGTGAAAGAATTAGTTGGACAGACTTCTGGTTTCCTACCTCGGGACTTGCGTGCTCTTGTGGCTGATGCTGGTGCCAACTTATTCATCAGTAAAGATTCCGAGACTGAAAAGATGAATTCTCTGTCGGGTGATCATGTTGGAGATGATGTAGACCAGTCAAGTCAACTAGATAAGAGCAACGAGACATTAATACCTAAGGAAGATTTCACTAAAGCTTTGGATCGATCAAAGAAGAGAAATGAATCAGCCCTTGGTGCTCCTAAG GTTCCAAATGTGAAATGGGATGATGTTGGTGGGCTTGAGGATGTGAAGACTTCGATTTTGGACACAGTTCAGTTACCTCTCCTGCATAAAGATTTATTCTCATCTGGACTACGTAAACGTTCTGGTGTACTTCTCTATGGTCCTCCAGGAACAGGGAAA ACTTTACTGGCAAAAGCTGTGGCGACAGAGTGTTCCTTAAATTTCCTGAGCGTAAAAGGTCCAGAGCTAATCAACATGTATATTGGCGAGTCAGAGAAAAATGTTCGAGATATATTCGAAAAG GCGAGATCAGCACGGCCGTGTGTGATCTTCTTTGATGAGCTTGATTCACTTGCTCCAGCTCGAGGTGCTTCTGGTGATTCAGGAGGAGTCATGGATCGAGTGGTCTCTCAGATGCTTGCAGAGATTGATGGACTCAGCGATTCTTCACAGGATCTGTTTATTATAGGAGCAAGCAACAGACCTGAGCTGATTGATCCAGCTCTTCTACGACCTGGCAGATTCGACAAACTTCTTTATGTCGGAGTCAACGCTGATGCGTCTTACAGAGAAAG GGTCCTAAAAGCACTAACTCGGGAATTCAAGCTAAGCGATAAAGACGTATCGCTTTATTCAGTAGCAAAGAAGTGTCCCTCTACGTTCACCGGGGCTGATATGTATGCACTGTGTGCCGATGCTTGGTGAGAAAGGTGAGAAAG ACAGGTCTTGAACTCAGATTCAGAGGAGTCTCTTCCAGAAGACGATCCAGATTCTGTTGTTGTAGAGTATGTGGATTTTATAAAG GCTATGGATCAGCTATCGCCATCACTCTCCATAAGTGAACTGAAGAAGTACGAGGCGCTTCGTGACCAATTTGAAGGCCGTTCCAGCTAA
- the LOC111213490 gene encoding cullin-1-like produces MYRETIIDFEQGCKCLEAGVSELKRILEEETTSETLIDPKQYLELYTTIYNMCIQKHPHDYSQRLYNKYRDIVEHYAKKTVLPSIQQKHDEYLLRELSRRWGHYKVFVKWLSHFFNYLERFFISQRNQPPLLEVAMKSFRDRVYLEVQVSAKDVVIALIHKEREGEQIDRELLKNVLDVFVQSGMGTIERYKEDLEMFLLEETESYYARKASSWIQECSCPEYMIKSEESLKKEKERVTHYLHSSTESKLVEIVQDILLVSVEKHLLEKEHSGCSALLRDDKIDDLSRMYMLYHPIPKGLEPVADAFRVHVTREGNALIKQAQDAAANGSFVEAQLLVGKIIDLHEKYMVYVMGCFKNHAFFHKALKEAFEVFCNKKVGGSYGPELLANFCDSLFKKSGNDKLSDEAMEATIDNVIKLLDYISDKDIFAEFYRKKLARRLLFDHHKVNKEHETSMITKLKRQQGGQYTSKMEGMVTDMQLAKEFQKGFKGSLTKKPGGIDLAVTVLTTIHWPSYKKSTDLNLPREMVQCVEAFNSYYQSITTARKLSWIYSLGTCHVIGSFDPKPIELVLSTYQAVVLCLFNDTERLTCQEIIEQLNLSHEDLVRVLISLSCAKYRILNKEPASKSIATTDVFEFNSKFTDTMRRIKVSIPPPSMEEREKVVEDVDRDRRYAIDACIVRIMKSRKVLPHQQLVAQCAEQLSRMFKPDIKMIKKRIEDLMARDYLERDAEDHHIFKYVA; encoded by the exons ATGTATCGCGAGACGATCATCGACTTTGAGCAAGGATGCAAGTGCTTGGAAGCTGGTGTTTCGGAGCTGAAAAGGATTCTTGAAGAAGAGACTACGTCTGAGACACTGATTGATCCGAAACAATACTTAGAGCTGTACACAACAATCTACAACATGTGCATCCAGAAACACCCTCACGATTACTCTCAGAGGCTTTATAATAAGTACCGCGACATCGTCGAACACTACGCCAAGAAAACG GTGTTGCCTAGTATTCAGCAGAAGCATGATGAGTACTTGCTGAGAGAGCTTTCTCGTAGGTGGGGTCATTACAAAGTGTTCGTTAAGTGGCTATCCCACTTCTTCAACTATCTTGAACGTTTCTTCATTTCACAAAGAAACCAGCCGCCACTTCTTGAAGTTGCCATGAAGTCCTTCCGCGACCGTGTTTACCTTGAGGTGCAAGTCAGTGCCAAAGATGTTGTTATAGCACTG ATTCATAAAGAACGTGAGGGGGAACAGATTGATAGAGAACTACTGAAAAATGTATTAGACGTCTTTGTTCAGAGTGGGATGGGAACTATTGAAAGGTATAAAGAGGATCTTGAGATGTTTTTGCTTGAAGAAACAGAATCTTACTACGCACGCAAGGCCTCAAGCTGGATCCAGGAGTGTTCTTGCCCTGAGTACATGATAAAGTCTGAGGAGTctttgaagaaggagaaggagagagtCACACACTACCTTCATTCAAGCACTGAGTCCAAGCTAGTTGAGATTGTGCAGGATATATTGTTGGTTTCGGTTGAAAAGCATCTTCTAGAGAAAGAGCACTCAGGCTGCAGTGCATTGCTGAGAGATGACAAGATTGATGATCTCTCCAGGATGTACATGCTTTATCATCCGATTCCCAAAGGTTTGGAACCTGTTGCAGACGCCTTCAGGGTTCATGTTACTAGAGAGGGGAATGCACTTATCAAACAAGCTCAAGACGCAGCTGCTAATGGTAGCTTTGTGGAGGCACAGTTGCTTGTGGGAAAGATAATCGACTTGCACGAGAAGTACATGGTCTATGTCATGGGCTGTTTCAAGAACCACGCATTCTTCCATAAGGCGTTGAAAGAAGCTTTTGAAGTCTTCTGTAACAAGAAAGTGGGTGGAAGCTATGGTCCAGAGTTACTTGCAAACTTTTGTGACAGTCTCTTCAAGAAGTCAGGGAATGACAAGCTGAGTGATGAAGCTATGGAGGCTACTATTGACAAT GTGATTAAGCTGCTTGATTATATAAGTGACAAGGACATATTCGCCGAGTTTTATAG GAAGAAGCTAGCACGTAGGCTCTTGTTCGATCATCACAAGGTTAATAAGGAGCATGAAACAAGTATGATTACAAAGCTCAAAAGACAACAGGGTGGCCAGTATACTTCTAAGATGGAGGGCATG GTAACAGATATGCAACTGGCAAAAGAATTTCAAAAGGGCTTCAAGGGAAGCTTAACCAAAAAGCCAGGTGGAATTGATTTGGCAGTCACTGTTCTCACCACAATTCATTGGCCGAGTTACAAAAAATCCACCGACCTCAATCTACCACGTGAAATGGTCCAGTGTGTTGAAGCTTTCAACTCTTATTATCAATCGATAACCACTGCGAGGAAGCTCAGCTGGATTTATTCTCTGGGAACATGTCATGTTATTGGGAGTTTCGATCCTAAACCAATCGAGTTGGTCCTTTCTACCTACCAg GCTGTTGTGCTATGTCTTTTCAACGACACAGAAAGACTAACCTGCCAGGAGATCATTGAACAACTAAACCTCAGCCATGAAGATCTTGTAAGGGTGCTTATATCCCTCTCATGCGCAAAGTACAGGATTCTTAACAAGGAACCAGCCTCAAAGAGCATCGCTACAACGGATGTTTTCGAGTTCAACTCCAAGTTCACCGATACAATGCGGAGAATCAAG GTCTCTATTCCTCCACCTTCAATGGAAGAACGGGAGAAAGTAGTTGAAGATGTTGATCGAGATAGACGCTATGCGATTGATGCTTGTATTGTGAGGATCATGAAGAGCAGGAAAGTGTTGCCCCATCAACAGTTGGTCGCTCAATGTGCTGAGCAGCTTAGCCGAATGTTCAAG CCTGATATAAAGATGATCAAGAAACGGATTGAGGATTTGATGGCGAGAGATTACTTGGAGAGGGATGCAGAAGATCACCACATTTTCAAATATGTGGCTTAG
- the LOC111213489 gene encoding cysteine-tryptophan domain-containing zinc finger protein 7 — translation MFLALTLMLLSLILMRSSRMYWDIFRKILKVEFLLRIWYGGYGSFLSMYQRSPVCKSPPPQGQHQVVSGSKCSASSAVPQVSVSGSTSKAPPASDVLVKSSNIGTSDSKPKSATKPSSSGPLNHKTFRLRIKVGSSDLSSPKNVSTYNSKQGFNTPPSTSEGEEGLLNGIHDSPTKILMAIVSFPLHKDQLLSPLSDDLIQLGKKEKIITDSGYVSVNKSDSKPELEKVSKSETRNEDQILKSELPEAHKSQKGSSRNSLRGKDTAVNISNTAVVDKYQEDIGGSEDVCEGLVGDSGESKEQEQSSLVIEAKKEKLSEENALKESLDSVQSDEEACKHLPLGVGSERELSGTCKKPKTGKSRFSSVDQPGSNKTLDGVNKTMITQASAHKLKDIAKASSHDGHEDRKRKQEENKASGDCMRLREAAAMESAVEKVRKKKRLKGSSCDKDRGSSQENGRDSASHLPIRASSPSLLCKDLSSEIIKTNVHEVKGSLVDTPAPSALDPLEPKPGRNSEGDEHHDIDFSAGDALKRCRDGQGYSTMDNPGTTKEGAQSSKDTAVEVKTKESRSKKIPTRKVSRESNKEGSKEYQDPDTKLDTNGSHFHSPQNSDKAKTIRGKSNHLEVTAEKVKNKPSPPVEVLGHGTEISNTKEQMMRNDNHSSLNQKQNGSTHKDDDVGSSPLKKESTCQTASNSIKEATDLKHMADRLKNVVSNQESTSVYFQAALKFLHGASLLESSGSIARSNDIYGSTSKLCEFCAHEYEKNKDMGAAALAYKCMEVAYLRITYSSHGNINRYRSELQAALQEIPSGGSPSFASDGENPNQTLAAEKAALSNTVRSSPRVTGNHVLSSGNNFSLSQLLSFSQNVSYAMDASRKAQTAFAIAKGISSGTRYSSNGIASIKRALDFDFQDMEKLLRVVRLAMESINM, via the exons ATGTTTCTTGCGTTGACCCTGATGTTGCTCTCTCTTATATT gatGAGAAGCTCGAGAATGTATTGGGACATTTTCAGAAAGATTTTGAAGGTGGAGTTTCTGCTGAGAATTTGG TATGGTGGCTATGGTTCGTTTTTGTCTATGTATCAAAGATCTCCTGTTTGTAAGAGTCCACCACCACAAGGTCAACACCAGGTG GTGAGCGGATCTAAATGCTCAGCTTCATCGGCTGTTCCTCAAGTATCAGTATCTGGTTCCACTTCTAAAGCTCCTCCTGCTTCCGATGTTTTGGTCAAATCAAGTAATATAGGGACATCTGATAGCAAACCAAAATCTGCCACTAAACCTTCTTCTTCTGGTCCATTGAATCATAAGACATTCAGACTCCGTATTAAAGTTGGTTCAAGTGACCTCTCCTCACCTAAAAACGTTTCAACCTATAATAGTAAACAAGGCTTCAATACGCCACCATCAACTTCAGAAGGTGAAGAAGGGTTACTTAATGGGATTCATGATTCGCCCACTAAAATTCTTatg GCTATCGTGTCGTTCCCTTTGCATAAAGATCAGCTTTTATCACCTCTCTCTGATGATCTCATTCAGTtgggaaagaaagaaaagatcatAACAGATTCTGGATATGTTTCTGTCAACAAGTCAGACTCAAAGCCTGAACTGGAAAAGGTTAGTAAGAGTGAGACAAGGAATGAAGACCAGATATTGAAGTCAGAGCTGCCTGAAGCACATAAGTCACAAAAAGGTTCTAGCAGGAATAGTTTGAGAGGCAAGGACACTGCTGTAAATATAAGTAATACGGCTGTAGTAGATAAATATCAAGAAGATATTGGAGGATCCGAAGATGTGTGTGAAGGACTCGTTGGTGATTCAGGAGAATCAAAAGAACAAGAACAAAGTAGCCTGGTTATTGAAGCTAAGAAAGAAAAGCTTTCAGAAGAAAATGCATTGAAGGAGAGTTTAGACAGTGTTCAAAGTGATGAAGAGGCATGTAAGCATCTTCCTTTGGGAGTGGGATCTGAAAGAGAACTTTCTGGGACTTGTAAGAAACCAAAGACTGGAAAATCACGTTTCTCTTCTGTAGATCAACCTGGATCCAACAAAACTCTGGACGGCGTTAATAAAACTATGATTACTCAAGCCTCAGCCCATAAACTGAAGGATATTGCCAAGGCTTCCTCGCATGATGGACATGAAGACAGAAAGAGGAAACAGGAGGAAAATAAAGCAAGTGGAGATTGTATGAGACTTAGAGAAGCTGCAGCAATGGAGTCAGCTGTAGAGAAAGTTAGAAAGAAAAAGAGGCTTAAGGGTTCAAGTTGTGATAAGGACAGAGGAAGTAGTCAGGAAAATGGTAGAGATAGTGCTTCTCACCTACCTATTAGGGCGTCGTCTCCAAGTTTATTATGTAAGGATTTGAGCTCTGAAATTATCAAAACTAATGTCCATGAAGTCAAAGGTTCGCTAGTTGACACACCAGCCCCTTCAGCCTTAGACCCACTTGAGCCTAAACCAGGAAGAAACTCAGAAGGGGATGAACACCATGACATTGACTTTAGTGCTGGTGATGCGTTAAAAAGATGCCGAGATGGTCAAGGTTATAGCACTATGGATAACCCAGGGACAACAAAGGAGGGTGCACAAAGTTCCAAAGACACTGCTGTTGAAGTAAAGACAAAAGAAAGTAGAAGCAAGAAAATACCTACTAGAAAAGTGTCTAGGGAGAGTAATAAAGAAGGCTCAAAGGAATATCAAGATCCTGATACTAAGCTAGATACAAATGGTAGTCATTTTCATTCTCCACAGAACTCTGACAAAGCAAAAACTATTCGTGGGAAGAGCAACCACTTGGAAGTGACAGCTGAGAAAGTAAAGAATAAACCATCTCCACCAGTTGAAGTCTTGGGGCACGGCACTGAGATATCAAATACAAAGGAACAGATGATGAGAAATGATAATCACAGTTCACTAAACCAAAAGCAGAATGGAAGTACGCATAAGGATGATGATGTTGGCTCAAGCCCTTTGAAAAAGGAATCCACGTGTCAGACTGCCTCCAACTCAATCAAAGAGGCTACAGATTTGAAACACATGGCTGATCGTCTTAAG AATGTTGTGTCCAATCAAGAGAGCACTAGTGTTTACTTTCAGGCCGCGCTTAAATTTCTTCATGGTGCTTCTCTTTTGGAGTCCTCTGGTAGCATTGCCAGATCCAATGATATTTATGGCAGCACATCAAAACTTTGCGA GTTCTGTGCTCATGAAtatgagaaaaataaagatatggGGGCAGCTGCTCTTGCTTATAAATGTATGGAAGTAGCATATCTGAGGATAACTTATTCCTCCCATGGAAACATAAACAGATACCGGTCTGAGTTGCAAGCAGCTCTGCAAGAGATTCCTTCAG GTGGATCTCCATCCTTTGCTTCTGATGGTGAAAATCCAAACCAGACATTGGCAGCAGAGAAGGCTGCCTTGTCCAACACTGTGAGGTCATCTCCTAGAGTAACCGGAAATCATGTTCTCTCTTCAGGAAACAACTTCTCTCTTTCACAGCTTTTGTCATTT TCACAAAACGTAAGCTATGCTATGGACGCATCAAGAAAAGCACAGACAGCGTTTGCAATTGCAAAGGGAATATCGTCTGGCACTCGATACAGTAGTAATGGCATAGCATCCATCAAAAGGGCTCTTGATTTCGATTTTCAGGACATGGAGAAACTGTTGCGTGTGGTGAGGCTTGCAATGGAATCCATAAACATGTGA